In Pectinophora gossypiella chromosome 5, ilPecGoss1.1, whole genome shotgun sequence, a genomic segment contains:
- the LOC126366980 gene encoding uncharacterized protein LOC126366980 encodes MSKKPVVELVDLKYKTLRTDISNDLGDEYGSDCVRLGERMALPTDSTDPEAALLSSVDSDGSSIAADRPRRGKGKGGSTDDPKPLVLSGKNQGSKAQAPPRPYRAGGSLQRMGEDLNRQVEGVVMLTSEAESDCSGMDTAISFSDGGSVTDGRRRKKRSAPDANSSGESGDGSTVFAPTPKRTAKRGRGRPPTTGHYVGLAKAKEALVSAQRAELEVQDETEVLESTRELAAVPADCLEKRVESGVKVILDVARKSKNLKGTFVNALKKAATQIEQAVAAMAERTCDEEVRVLRSENVELRKRVESLSEEMVKLREDLGHLSAERTRAKAPESQSEERSVADQRSAMISDIERIIDIKLARLENRLLPPSAFRPPLQADLKRPAPQASGAKAQAPKAAKAPTAKAAKKAAPAVVPPTPTPTRGIATPSQGSQPTVETWSEVVKKGKKGKKARKANATSAAQTTSSQPPASHVGTTRPLGKVKPTTSGGKRKEKALLRPPRSAAVTLTLRPEATDGGLTYAQVLTKARLGVDLKQLGIDGLRFRMAATGARVLEIPGKESGEKAELLAAKLKEVLPDTVRVARPVRCTDVVVSGLDDSATAESITAAIVEAGKCSAEHIKVGPIRVGIFGVGSALVECPVEAAKSLVEKGRLLVGWSATRVRTLGPRPMKCFRCFEIGHTGLQCQSQVDRSRNCFRCGQEGHTSSSCTGDLHCPVCKAAGKPANHATGGRKCARPKKGKKGTARTPVSSQTPRAPPQEAMMTG; translated from the coding sequence ATGTCTAAAAAACCTGTTGTGGAGCTGgtagatttaaaatataaaactttacgGACTGATATTTCTAACGACCTTGGCGATGAATACGGAAGTGATTGCGTGCGACTTGGGGAAAGGATGGCACTGCCTACGGATTCCACCGATCCGGAAGCGGCCCTCCTCTCCAGTGTAGATAGTGACGGCAGCTCGATTGCAGCCGATAGGCCCCGCAGGGGTAAAGGGAAGGGTGGGTCGACTGATGACCCGAAACCACTGGTTCTTAGCGGCAAGAACCAGGGGTCGAAGGCTCAGGCACCCCCCAGACCGTACAGGGCTGGAGGAAGCCTACAGAGAATGGGAGAAGACCTGAATAGGCAAGTAGAGGGGGTGGTGATGCTCACCTCGGAAGCAGAGTCCGACTGCTCCGGAATGGACACTGCCATCTCCTTCTCTGATGGAGGCTCTGTCACAGACGGAAGACGGAGAAAGAAAAGAAGTGCCCCGGATGCAAACAGCAGTGGCGAGTCGGGAGATGGTTCCACCGTCTTTGCACCCACACCGAAGAGGACTGCCAAGCGAGGCAGAGGCAGACCGCCTACTACTGGGCATTATGTCGGCCTCGCCAAGGCAAAAGAAGCCCTGGTAAGTGCCCAGCGAGCGGAGCTCGAAGTACAGGACGAAACGGAGGTTCTCGAGTCGACCAGAGAACTCGCGGCAGTCCCTGCGGACTGTCTCGAGAAACGGGTGGAAAGCGGCGTCAAGGTTATCTTAGACGTCGCTCGCAAGTCGAAAAACCTTAAGGGCACTTTCGTTAACGCCCTTAAAAAGGCTGCCACACAGATCGAGCAAGCTGTGGCAGCTATGGCGGAGAGAACCTGTGATGAAGAGGTGCGGGTCCTACGTTCCGAGAACGTAGAACTAAGAAAGAGGGTGGAGAGTCTCAGCGAGGAGATGGTCAAGCTCCGCGAGGACCTTGGACATCTCTCCGCGGAGCGAACCCGCGCCAAAGCGCCCGAGTCACAGTCGGAGGAAAGGAGCGTGGCGGATCAGCGGTCAGCTATGATAAGCGATATCGAGCGCATAATCGATATCAAGCTGGCCAGGCTGGAAAACCGCCTGCTCCCACCGTCGGCATTCCGACCGCCCCTACAGGCGGATCTAAAGAGACCTGCTCCGCAGGCTAGCGGAGCCAAAGCCCAAGCTCCAAAGGCAGCTAAAGCCCCAACTGCCAAAGCAGCCAAAAAGGCTGCACCAGCAGTGGTTCCTCCCACCCCTACGCCCACACGCGGCATAGCGACCCCTTCACAGGGGTCGCAGCCAACTGTGGAGACGTGGAGCGAGGTGGTGAAGAAGGGGAAGAAAGGGAAGAAGGCACGCAAAGCCAATGCCACTTCCGCAGCCCAAACCACGTCCAGCCAACCTCCGGCGAGCCATGTAGGTACTACAAGGCCGCTCGGAAAGGTTAAGCCGACAACGTCGGGGGGCAAGCGGAAAGAGAAGGCTTTGTTGCGTCCACCTAGGTCAGCTGCGGTTACTTTAACCCTGCGGCCAGAGGCGACCGACGGCGGCCTAACCTATGCTCAGGTGCTAACAAAGGCTAGACTGGGAGTTGACCTGAAGCAATTGGGCATCGATGGGCTCCGCTTCCGGATGGCTGCCACAGGGGCTCGGGTCCTTGAGATCCCCGGAAAGGAGAGTGGGGAAAAGGCTGAGCTCCTGGCGGCAAAGCTGAAGGAAGTCCTGCCTGATACTGTGAGGGTGGCGCGCCCCGTAAGATGCACGGATGTTGTAGTCTCTGGGCTGGACGACTCTGCTACAGCGGAGAGTATCACAGCGGCGATCGTCGAAGCTGGGAAATGCTCCGCTGAGCATATTAAAGTCGGTCCCATACGTGTTGGGATATTTGGAGTGGGCAGTGCGCTCGTCGAGTGCCCTGTCGAAGCGGCCAAGTCGCTAGTGGAGAAAGGGAGACTCCTAGTCGGCTGGAGTGCGACCCGGGTGCGGACACTGGGGCCTAGGCCAATGAAATGCTTTAGGTGTTTCGAAATTGGGCATACTGGGCTCCAGTGTCAGTCGCAGGTGGATCGCAGTCGGAACTGCTTCCGCTGCGGACAGGAGGGACACACGTCGTCATCGTGTACCGGCGACCTCCACTGCCCCGTTTGCAAGGCTGCAGGGAAACCTGCAAACCATGCAACCGGGGGTCGGAAGTGCGCACGACCAAAGAAGGGCAAGAAAGGGACTGCCAGGACCCCAGTCTCTAGCCAAACACCAAGGGCGCCGCCTCAGGAGGCGATGATGACCGGTTAG
- the LOC126366981 gene encoding uncharacterized protein LOC126366981, protein MCRAYRTVSLNSALVLAGILPLDLRIQEAASLYEARRGVCHPALAGGEIERVASALQMPHPAERRAIELRHLVDEEQYRANCDFDVRIFTDGSKIEGKVGAALSIWTGATETKTRKLALPSYCTVYQAELLALCEATREALKRRETSCAIYSDSMAALLTVVNPEALHPLAVESRDAIYRSSIQNKSVSLFWIKAHAGLEGNERADSLAKEAALKSKRKPDYDMYPVSFVKRFIRMDTLDEWNRRYSTGHTASTTKLFFPSAVEAYKTVRKLSITKELTQALTGHGGFSEYLTRFKCKDNPACACDPSVAENVSHLLLNCPIHGQDRFNVEQRTGLKMEAGNLEILLSSKKYRDIFVNYVIKIVRHANNRNS, encoded by the coding sequence ATGTGCCGCGCATATCGCACGGTATCCCTGAACTCGGCACTGGTGCTGGCTGGGATACTCCCCTTGGACTTGCGTATACAGGAGGCTGCCTCGCTCTATGAGGCCCGGAGGGGAGtatgccatccagcgctggcggGTGGGGAGATCGAGCGTGTTGCATCGGCACTCCAGATGCCGCACCCAGCAGAACGGAGAGCGATAGAGCTTCGTCACCTGGTAGACGAGGAACAATACCGGGCCAACTGCGACTTTGATGTCCGCATTTTCACGGATGGCAGCAAGATAGAGGGAAAGGTCGGAGCCGCACTATCCATCTGGACTGGTGCGACGGAGACGAAAACCCGAAAGCTTGCTTTGCCATCCTATTGCACCGTCTACCAGGCCGAGCTTCTCGCTCTCTGCGAAGCCACTCGGGAGGCCCTGAAACGTAGAGAGACCAGCTGTGCCATATACAGCGACTCTATGGCAGCCCTCCTCACAGTCGTGAACCCCGAAGCCCTCCATCCTCTTGCCGTGGAATCTAGAGACGCCATTTACCGCAGTAGCATCCAGAACAAGAGCGTCTCCTTGTTCTGGATTAAAGCTCACGCGGGGTTGGAGGGTAACGAGAGAGCCGACTCGCTCGCAAAGGAGGCTGCCCTAAAGTCGAAACGCAAGCCGGACTACGATATGTACCCGGTATCATTCGTCAAACGCTTTATCCGCATGGATACGCTTGACGAATGGAACCGGAGATACAGCACGGGGCACACAGCGTCCACCACCAAGCTGTTTTTCCCGAGTGCGGTTGAGGCGTACAAGACGGTACGCAAGCTGAGTATCACCAAGGAGTTGACCCAGGCTCTAACGGGGCACGGTGGGTTCTCCGAGTATTTGACTCGCTTCAAATGCAAGGACAACCCAGCGTGCGCCTGCGACCCTAGCGTAGCTGAAAATGTTTCCCACCTACTGCTGAACTGTCCTATTCACGGCCAAGACCGTTTTAATGTGGAACAGCGTACCGGTCTAAAAATGGAAGCCGGAAATCTGGAAATTTTGTTAAGTAGCAAGAAATACCGGGACATATTTGTAAACTATGTTATCAAAATTGTAAGACATGCTAATAATAGGAATAGCTAA